The following coding sequences lie in one Primulina huaijiensis isolate GDHJ02 chromosome 2, ASM1229523v2, whole genome shotgun sequence genomic window:
- the LOC140956369 gene encoding uncharacterized protein — protein MVDVVALIRQRMKTAQSRQTSYANVRRRPLEFNVGEKVFVKIAPLKGVMRFGKKGKSSPRYIGPFEILDRIGERAYRLAFPLDLHRVHNVFHVSMLWKYLSNPSHVLQHEALDLLPNLSYEEVPVQIIDLKVKVLRNKEIGFIKVVWRNHVIEEATWEPEEEMRERYQDLF, from the coding sequence ATGGTTGATGTGGTCGCACTGATTAGACAAAGAATGAAGACGGCTCAATCTCGACAGACAAGTTATGCAAATGTTCGAAGAAGACCTTTGGAGTTCAATGTAGGTGAAAAAGTGTTCGTTAAGATAGCTCCCCTCAAGGGAGTTATGAGGTTTGGAAAGAAAGGTAAGTCGAGTCCTCGCTatattggacctttcgagattCTGGATAGGATTGGTGAAAGAGCGTATCGATTGGCTTTTCCTCTGGATTTACATCGAgttcacaatgttttccatgttTCAATGTTATGGAAGTATTTGTCCAATCCATCCCATGTTCTTCAACACGAAGCATTGGATCTTTTGCCTAATCTGAGCTATGAAGAAGTGCCGGTTCAAATTATTGACCTCAAAGTGAAAGTGCTAAGGAACAAAGAAATTGGCTTTATTAAAGTTGTTTGGAGGaatcatgtgattgaagaggctACATGGGAACCAGAGGAAGAGATGAGAGAACGTTATCAAGATTTATTTTGA